Sequence from the Rhizobium sp. TH2 genome:
TGAAGAAGGGCGAGACCCTCATCGACACCGCGATGACGCTGAATGCCATGCGGCCGGATGTGCTGGTGATACGGCACTCCTCGGCCGGTGCCGCCGCCCTGCTCTCCCAGAAAGTCTCCTGCGCGGTCGTCAATGCCGGCGATGGCCAGCATGAACACCCGACCCAGGCTTTGCTCGATGCGCTCACCATCCGCCGCGCGAAGGGCAAGGTGTCGCGCATCATTGTCGCGATCTGCGGCGACGTTCTGCACTCGCGCGTTGCACGCTCGAATATCCTCCTGCTCAATGCCATGGGTGCCCGCGTCCGCGTCGTGGCCCCCGCGACGCTACTTCCATCCGGCATCGCCGACATGGGTTGTGAAGTCTTCCACGATATGAAGGAGGGCCTCAAGGACGCCGACGTCGTCATGATGCTGCGCCTGCAGCGCGAGCGCATGTCCGGCGCCTTCGTGCCATCGGTGCGCGAGTATTTCCACTATTTCGGCCTCGATGCCGAAAAACTGAAAGTGGCGCGGCCCGACGCGCTCGTCATGCATCCAGGCCCGATGAATCGCGGCGTCGAGATCGCCTCCGAGATCGCCGACGGCCCGCAGAGCGTCATCGGCGAGCAGGTGGAAATGGGGGTCGCCGTGCGTATGGCCGTCATGGAAGCACTGCTCCTCGGCCAGAACATGGGAGAGCGGACATGACCACGACCGTCCTCCAGAACGCCCGCATCGTCGATCCATCGCGCAACCTCGACGAAATTGGCACGATCGTCATCCGCAACGGCAAGATCCTCGCATCAGGCAAAGACGCCCTGAACCAGGGCGTGCCGGAAGCGGCCATCGTCCGCGATTGCCGCAACCTCGTCGCCGTCCCCGGCCTGATCGACGCCCGCGTCTTCACCGGCGAACCCGGCGGCGAGCACCGCGAAACGATCGCCTCGGCTGGGCGTGCCGCAGCGGCCGGTGGCGTCACCTCCTTCATCATGATGCCGGACACCGATCCCGTCATCGACGACATCGCGCTAGTCGAATTCGTGCGCAAAAATGCCCGCGATGCCTCGCCCGTCCGCATCTATCCGGCGGCTGCCCTCACCAAGGGCCTTGACGGCGACGAGATGACCGAGATCGGCCTGCTGAGAGACGCCGGTGCCGTCGCTTTCACCAATGGGCGTCATCCGCTCCACAATGCCCAGGTCCTCCGCCGGGCGCTGACCTATGCGCGCGAATTTGGCGCCGTAATCTCGATGGAAACCCGCGACGAACATCTCGGCGCCGGCGGCGTGATGAACGAGGGCCTGCTCGCCTCCTGGCTCGGCCTCTCCGGCATCCCGCGCGAAACCGAGATCATTCCGCTCGAGCGCGATCTCCGCATCGCCACGCTGACCGGCGGACGCTATCACGCCGCGCAGATTTCCGTGCCGGGCTCGGTGGAAGCAATCAATACGGCCAAGTCGCGCGGCGCCAAGGTCACCTCGGGCATCTCGATCAACAACCTCGCGCTCAACGAAAACGACATCGGCGAGTACCGTTCCTTCTTCAAGCTCTATCCGCCGCTGCGCTCCGAGGACGATCGCACCGCCATGGTCGAGGCGCTGAACAAGGGCGAGATCGAGATCATCGTCTCCTC
This genomic interval carries:
- a CDS encoding dihydroorotase, with the translated sequence MTTTVLQNARIVDPSRNLDEIGTIVIRNGKILASGKDALNQGVPEAAIVRDCRNLVAVPGLIDARVFTGEPGGEHRETIASAGRAAAAGGVTSFIMMPDTDPVIDDIALVEFVRKNARDASPVRIYPAAALTKGLDGDEMTEIGLLRDAGAVAFTNGRHPLHNAQVLRRALTYAREFGAVISMETRDEHLGAGGVMNEGLLASWLGLSGIPRETEIIPLERDLRIATLTGGRYHAAQISVPGSVEAINTAKSRGAKVTSGISINNLALNENDIGEYRSFFKLYPPLRSEDDRTAMVEALNKGEIEIIVSSHDPQDVDTKRLPFAEAADGAVGLETMLAAALRLHHDGSVSLMRLIDAMSSAPARIFGLPGGTLKPGAAADITLIDLDEPWICVKDQLVSRSKNTPFEDARFSGRAVATYVGGESVFSL
- a CDS encoding aspartate carbamoyltransferase catalytic subunit, with product MVFFPHRHLLGIKGLTEQDIVYLLDKADEAVKISRQREKKTSTLRGLTQINLFFEASTRTQASFELAGKRLGADVMNMSVGNSSVKKGETLIDTAMTLNAMRPDVLVIRHSSAGAAALLSQKVSCAVVNAGDGQHEHPTQALLDALTIRRAKGKVSRIIVAICGDVLHSRVARSNILLLNAMGARVRVVAPATLLPSGIADMGCEVFHDMKEGLKDADVVMMLRLQRERMSGAFVPSVREYFHYFGLDAEKLKVARPDALVMHPGPMNRGVEIASEIADGPQSVIGEQVEMGVAVRMAVMEALLLGQNMGERT